Within Cyanobium sp. AMD-g, the genomic segment GCCCCCCAGGCTGCGCACCTTTCGGACCGTGAGCAGCACCCCGGGCATGTACGCACTGCGGTCGATCGTGTCGTGGCGCAGGGTGTAGGTCTCGCCTGGGGAGCCGAACATCACCTCCTGGTGGGCCACCAGCCCCGGCAACCGCACCGAGTGCAGCCGCAGGCCGCTCTCCCGCAGCCCGCCCCGGCAGCCGGCCAGGCTCTCGTGCTCCTCCACCTGGGGGGGATTGAACGGCTTGCCGAGTTCCTCCATCAGTTCGGCGGTCTTGAGGCAGGTGCCGCTGGGGGCATCGGCCTTGCGGTTGTGGTGCAGCTCGGTGAGCTCGGCGTAGTCGTAGAAGCGGGCCGCCGCCGCCGCCGCCTGCTGCAGCAGCACCATCCCCACGCAGAAGTTGGGAACCACCGCGCCCCCCATCGAGGCCTTGTCGGCAAAGCGGGCCAGGTCAGCGAGCTGGTCGGGACGCAGGCCGGTGGTGCCGATCACCGGATGGACGCCATAGGCGAAGGCGCCGCGGCAGTGCTCGAAGACGACGCTGGGGTGGGTGAAGTCGACCAGCACCGCCCCGCCGCCCGGCCCGGCCTGCCGCACCGACTGGCTCGCCTGGCAGAGGGTGCCTTCGAAATCGCCGCTCAGCGCCACCTCCAGCTCCCCGAGACCCAGGGCCAGCCCCACATCCTCCCCTTCGTGGCCGGGGGTGGTGTCGATGGCTCCCACCAGGGCGCAGTCGGGGGCCGCCACCACGGCCTTGATCACCTCGGCCCCCATGCGGCCCAGGGCCCCGGCCACCACCACCGGGATCGGCGCCGGCTCTGCTGGGGACGGGGACGTCGCGGTCATGGGCAACTGGCACTCCAGGCGAGCCTATGTGGCCCGGCCCACCGGCAGGGTGCTGGCCTGTAACGCTGCGCTGCAACCGATCGCGTCCCCGGCGCGGGCTCCGTAGGCTGCTTCACATTGCTCAACGCATCCGCCGCATGTTCACGCAGGTCCGTTCCGCCAGCCGCCGGGTCAGCCCTGCCCCCACCGATGGCGCCAACGACCGGGTGGTGATGAAGGCCGTCTACGTGGTGCTCGAACCCCAGTACCAGAACGCCCTCACCACCGCCGCCACCGGCCTCAACGACCAGAACGGTC encodes:
- the dapB gene encoding 4-hydroxy-tetrahydrodipicolinate reductase, whose protein sequence is MTATSPSPAEPAPIPVVVAGALGRMGAEVIKAVVAAPDCALVGAIDTTPGHEGEDVGLALGLGELEVALSGDFEGTLCQASQSVRQAGPGGGAVLVDFTHPSVVFEHCRGAFAYGVHPVIGTTGLRPDQLADLARFADKASMGGAVVPNFCVGMVLLQQAAAAAARFYDYAELTELHHNRKADAPSGTCLKTAELMEELGKPFNPPQVEEHESLAGCRGGLRESGLRLHSVRLPGLVAHQEVMFGSPGETYTLRHDTIDRSAYMPGVLLTVRKVRSLGGLVYGLERLL